The Panthera uncia isolate 11264 chromosome C2, Puncia_PCG_1.0, whole genome shotgun sequence genome contains a region encoding:
- the CLDN14 gene encoding claudin-14 — translation MASTAVQLLGFLLSFLGLVGTLITTILPHWRRTAHVGTNILTAVSYLKGLWMECVWHSTGIYQCQIYRSLLALPRDLQAARALMVISCLLSGVACACAVVGMKCTRCAKGTPAKTTFAVLGGALFILAGLLCLVAVSWTTNDVVQNFYNPLLPSGMKFEIGQALYLGFISSSLSLIGGTLLCLSCQDEGPSRPYQAQPRAATATAPAYRPPAAFKDNRAPSATSASLSGYRLNDYV, via the coding sequence ATGGCCAGCACCGCCGTGCAGCTGCTGGGCTTCCTGCTCAGCTTCCTGGGCCTGGTGGGCACGCTGATCACCACCATCCTGCCGCACTGGCGCCGCACGGCGCACGTGGGCACCAACATCCTGACGGCCGTGTCCTACCTGAAGGGGCTGTGGATGGAGTGCGTGTGGCACAGCACGGGCATCTACCAGTGCCAGATCTACCGCTCGCTGCTGGCGCTGCCCCGCGACCTGCAGGCGGCGCGCGCGCTCATGGTCATCTCCTGCCTGCTCTCGGGCGTGGCCTGCGCCTGCGCCGTGGTGGGCATGAAGTGCACGCGCTGCGCCAAGGGCACGCCCGCCAAGACCACGTTCGCCGTGCTGGGCGGCGCGCTCTTCATCCTGGCCGGCCTGCTCTGTCTGGTGGCGGTGTCCTGGACCACCAACGACGTGGTGCAGAACTTCTACAACCCGCTGCTGCCCAGCGGCATGAAGTTCGAGATCGGGCAGGCCCTGTACCTCGGCTTCATCTCCTCGTCCCTGTCGCTCATCGGCGGCACGCTGCTCTGCCTGTCCTGCCAGGACGAGGGGCCCTCCAGGCCCTaccaggcccagcccagggccgCGACGGCCACCGCGCCCGCCTACCGGCCCCCCGCCGCCTTCAAAGACAACCGGGCCCCCTCGGCCACCTCGGCCTCGCTCAGCGGGTACAGACTGAACGACTATGTGTGA